The Megachile rotundata isolate GNS110a chromosome 6, iyMegRotu1, whole genome shotgun sequence nucleotide sequence GTACAAATGCAGATTTACATAACTAACAAGCGAAAATACTGCATTCGTCGCATTGCAGACGTGCGTtggtttcttaaattttccgaAAACAAAACCACTTCAACGTTTATTGAATTATTCGCGAGATTTAACCACGACCCGTTTTCTCTTCCTCGCCTCGTTTAACTCTGATTGTTACAAAGTGCACGAGGATTCTAGAATGAATAAGAGATGGAACATTCGTggttataaattacaatttccgTCAACGGAACGTCGCCATTTTACACTGctgaaatgtacaaattgttCTTCTTCGTGCTGATAGAAAATTCGTGGAATTTATAAAACTTCTGTATTTTAAAGTAACAAGTTCGAAAagtttgaataacaagagtgaaGAGTTTTATacagtaagtaatttttaagatACGTTGCATGTAGTTTCTACAAATATTTGCTTTGTCATCATTcaagaaatttgataacattGCACACTTTATGCTGATATTCATCAGAATGTAACTTGAGTTAGATGCTTTTAATTAGTCATCAGTTTTATTTTTAGTCAGAACCACTGTTTAGCACTGCTCCATTTTGCAAGCATAACACTCGTGGTTAAATTTAGTTTTAATCATTCTCTATTCTCTAATAAAACACTATGTTATTACATACGAAAGAATTAATGAGAAActtgttttatataataaactaaataattgTAAAGAGAGGTTAATTCAGGAACGTTTgaagaaactttgaaacttatcACTTGTTTTTTATAAGTTGTTTTATTATCAGATATATTTTATCATACATTTATAATCTTCGATAAACTTTTACAAATGCAATAAGGTTGAAGAACGCCGAGCTTCCGGATTATTCGAGCTCCTTCTTCCTACGTTGCTATCTAATACACGGTATGTATACGCTTGTAAAGTACGTATTCACTTAACGAAACATTCTCATCGTACAGCATCATCTGTTCGACATCACGTTTGCACAACATACGAGAATAAAACATAGTGTTCGTACTTGAAAATTCGATAGAGCCATATCCATGATttcttatatttattgttatataCCTGCCACGTTTGGAACGCGTTTCGTACTTAAAATACGATCATTCGCCTAAGGGAATGTAGTACCGGATCGATACTTATCTCGTCTTATGTAAACGATAAGAATTACGGAATTTATCAAGGAAAAAAATGCTATCGGTTTTCGGTATCTGATATGCCAATATCCAACACAAAagtgtatacaaatattttttatacattttatattcgtCGACCAATATCtaaaaaaaatcaatatctAAAAAAAAAGTAGGTATTATAAACAAAactaagtaaaaaaaaaatatgtgcgCGCAGCACGAAACattctatatatatattatacacaaCCATCTAAACGAATTACAATAAAGATCGTTTCATTTCGAAACTTACTGAATGTCTGTTACAAAATCAGACTGTTTAGTTTAATTTCGCATGTATTTCTGTCGTCTCTATACATCTATGTCCTGTGGATTGCAATGTGAAGTATCACGTtttcaaagaaatattaaaagtacTGAGTTACACCAAGCTGAGCATTATCAATAGTTACTTTTATCGCAATTTGAGAGCGTTGTCTCTCTGTCACGTTATGATGTAGGTTTATCATGGATGAAGAATGTATTTATTGTACAAATGTTCAGCAAAATGCATACTTTACGAATACCATTAACAAGTGATAAAAATATCGAGTCAGTATgcaaaaacaaatatttgtttttgtacCCCTTACTTCTGCGTTGTAGAAtcagaaacaaaaatattaatataatttctttgCCTGGGCCTCTTTATTGTCCCtggaaacagacaaatattattcTAGCATGCGACACTAGCGGCCAGCGTGTGAACTAATAAAGATGGCCGACGCGCAGAAATTAATCCTTGTAGTACTATGTCTTTGatgctattttatttataaaaagaaataaatgctTACCGATACATGCTATACCCTAAAAGAATGACCATTTGAACTGCCACGAAAAGCAAGAACATTGTTGTGGTTAGACAATTCGTTGTAGGACAGTCTCCTCCACCGCTGTTTAACTTAGCATTTGCTTGTCCTACGTCTCTTTTCAACGTATTAAGTCCATCTCGCATTTCGGAAATTAATGAATGATAATCGTATCCCATTGGTTGCACCTGAATAAATATCCTCGATAAAATATGTTACAGGAAATAATTAATATCGATAAATACCTGCGCGGTTGGAGCTCGAGCTTGATTATTAAGAATGGTATCAGCCTTTGAGTATACTTCATTTACAAAGGATTTAATCTCTTTTGCTGTATTTAttataagattttgattgtttaaCACAGTATCGACTTCTTGTCGACGTATCGTGTCGATCAATTGAACCTGTTGACCCGGTTGACCACCACCTACCGGAACGCCTATAAAAATATTGTCCATAAAGAATATAAGTTTCCAAATATGTAAATGCAATGTATGCTATGAACATCAAGTCTCACCTCCCAATTGAAGTTGAGATATTAAACTTAGGGATCGTTCTTGTCTGCCGAGTATTTCATCTAGTTTTCTATGAAGCTCGCGTAACGCTTCAAACATTTGGCTTTGACCAGCAAAAATTTGTCGCAACTCTCTTTGATTGTCagtttcaaaatattcttcGAATTCTTCTTTTTCGCGATGTTCATCCGGATGATCTCtataaaattaaatcattatagagcgaatttatatttacatgcaATTTTAAAGCGGTAAATGATCTGTTTACCTGCGGTACTCCTCTTTCTGCTGCTCTAATTTCTTCTGGTAATCTAAGTATTCTTGACTAAGTTTTTGTTGTTCTTCCAAAGATACCTTCTGACCATCTGGTCTCAACTGTCCAGGAAGATACAGAGAATGTGTTAAGAAATGTGAAACATCATGATCATCAGCCAATCCACcttgaataaatattatattaagcaAACAATTCTAATGGAAATAATGATGAtaagattattatttttaataacaaataccAGTAGCGGCAGAAACTCCGAAATATCCTCCTTTTGGTAGGACAACATTTTCAACACGGAAACACATTTCATAATCTTGCTCATTATTTGTCATACCATTGTGGAACAACACCTTTAATTATTGAACCAAACAATTAAACTATATACTACATATGTTAACACATGAAAAGGAACCAGAAATATACCTACAGTTAAAGTGTTCtgataatattcaatttttgctCTTGTAGCAAATGGTTTATTACGGAAGTCACGTAAACAGCCTGCAGATAGCTGTGTTGTACCATcactataaaaattaaaacaaaggtttatttcttgaaaattttactGCCTAGGTCAAAATTATTAAGAGGTATTATGTACTTGATATGATCAAAAGTTCTTGTGCCATCATTAAGTACTGCCATAATATAGGGGTTGTTGTGTTTATTGTCATTGTCAAAGGAATCAAAAAAGATTCCAAGACCATTCCATTGGTCAGAGCTACCAAAAATTGTACCATTGTAAGCACCCTTTGAACTGGTGTACCAGAATGCTAAACCATCTGCTCCAATCCTTCCTCTCCCTGTTACTCTAAATATCAGTTCAACCTCCCACCAGTCAAAAGTTACAGGTTGCTTGACCCAGATAGCACCTAAACATCATTTGAAATCTTTGCTAATAATACAAGGGTTCTTTtcacatatatttttaaacattttcatttatattataatgtacCTTTTTGACTTTTTAAGGATGGAGCCACTCTTACATTTTCTGCACTAGCAATAGCATCTGAAACAAAGATTATATTTGTGCATACACAAACACTAAAAAATCAACTCCAATTCAATTCACTCATACAGATAGttgattataattaaatttaatttcaagttgtGTAACTAATAAAATTAAGATCCACGATGTAAATAAAAACATCTGTCGCGATAATATTATCAAGTTCTGTCAAATAATATCATTTTCAAGTGTCAAATATAACTGCAGTAAAAAAGCTGGTTAGTTTAAATTGTTTGAAGCTGAAAAAACATCGTGTTTCATACAAATAATCAAAAAGCCGAACGCAAGAAATAACATACGGAAGTGTTTAATACTGTAGGAAATTGGTTAGGTTCTGATATTACTTACTTCCTCCGTATTCCCAAAAAGGCACACTTCCATCTTTTTGCGCAAGATACGGTGGCTTAAACGAGTACTTATATTCGAATTTCCGTTGGGGTAATTCACCAAAGACCGTACAAATTAGACAAAATACGTGAAAAATTAAAAGCCACCTCACCTCCGCAGCCATCTTCATTTCGACTGTTGAATCGAAAGTAAATTTACCGTGGTCGTCCGTGTAACCGGTTAAAACGATTGGTAGTACTCTTTAAATTCCCTTTACGATTGGTGTTTTATCAATGACGTGTCAATTCCGTAGCCTCATTTCAAAGATTTTATCTTTcaccgtttctttttttttattatttcgttgGCATTCAAACTTAATTATCGTATAATATTTGTACTATTCAGTAAACGAATTACTGGAAAAGATATTTCATGGTTCTTCTTATTAAAAGTGTTTCGTGTGCAGAACTAATTTCACCGCTTTTGTAGACGTGTCATGTGTTTGAGAACATGGCGCTATGAGGAATAAAATGTTAAACAGACTTAGGACTTAATAACAACTTTACAAATACttgaaacacttataattttattaaatatattgaacAACATTATGAAAAGTGAGAGGGTATTAAAAAGTAATCCAATACTTTCGTCCACTCTGTATATAGCCGACGTTCATAGTATTCAGTAGTGGGGAGCCTACTGAAGTTAGCCACGTTGCTTTTGATCTCCCATTGAATAGGTTATAGGATTATTTGTATATTCTCAGCTGATTTTAGAACGCAACTACAAAAGTTGTACGCATATAGTGAACTTTACCCTTCCCTTTTATGTGTCGCCAATGGAAATATTATCAAGATGGCGTCGCTCATTGACAACTATGAGCAACAATACGCCGTTTTGACAGCTGACATTACTGCAAAAATTGGTAGAATAAGAACACAAAGCGGCAGTAAGTACAGAGGAATCAGAATCCTAGAAATCGATTTATCATAAAACACTGATCAATGTTTTTATAGCAAATGTTATGTGACTTCTGGCATTATTAAACAACAATAATCGATACACGTGACGTAATTTTTTAGGTGAGAAAAGAGCTTTCATTCAAGATGTGGATAGGCAAATCGAAGAAGCTCAGGAGCTGGTAAATAGAACATTTTGTTCGGTATtctattttaatgtaattttaggAAATCAAAGTTTTGACTTATTCAAGATCCCTCAATTCATTCTTTGTACTTTGGGGTTAGACTTGATTTTCGTATAATGATATTCTTCGATATAAAAGCGCATAAATGACTGATATTCTAGTACCATTGTTATATGGAGAGCATGTACTTTCATTAAATTTATCTCATGTTGAATTGCTTGGTTTTGTATCTTTCAGCTGGAGCAAATTGAACTGGAGGTTCGTGGGGTGAATGGTGCTGCTCGCGATCGCCTACGCGGTCGAGTAGAAAGTCACAGAGCAGAATTGAAGAGATTAACTCAGGAATTTCAGTTAGCTAAAAAGCCAAAGGATGATAGTATCGAAATAGGCAGAGAAGATTCATGGGAGAACAATATTACAGAGGATCAGAAAAAAAGATTGTTAGACACTTCAGAACGAATAGATCGGAGTGGAAGAACTTTACAAAATGGTTATCGAATGGTATTAGAAACAGAAGAAATTGGTACTCAGGTGTTGAAAGAATTGCATGATCAAAGGGAGACGATCCAAAGAGGAAGGGCAAGAGTAAGATATTGATTTGAACTTCACaacatattgtattttataaaatgaatattattttgtttcaaAGAAATGAAATACAAATATGTTCATCATTGTTTTTGATCATTATCATTACTAATAATTGTGTTCGTCTTTTTTTCCAGTTAAGAGACACTGATGCAGAGCTGGGACGTGGTTCTCGGTTATTGTCAGGAATGATTTTTAGAAGCCTTCAGCAAAGAATTATTTTAGCAGCGGTAGCGTTAACACTTATAATTGTTGCTTGTGTTGTGGTGTACTATAGCTTTAAATCTTAAGGCTGAAGATGCAAGTAGGACGATTAATTGAATGGAATATCGACTCGAGCTGCATTCACTATCCAGTGAGTTCAAAATGTTATCGTTAAACTGCagatatttattcatttctgaTGTATTGAAGGCagcaaaatatttatgtatacttTGTCGACTTCGACATATCGTAAATGCGTAAACATCCATGATCAAAGTATCATTATTGAATGCAACATTTGTTAGAGGATTTTTAAGCTGTATTAGAGGAATGTCATACGACATCCTTTTATTAATCTTTTCACCCGTTTGGAGCATTTCGTATAATTTTGCATACTTTCTATATTTAATTGTTCAAAATAGTCACGGCTACCGATTTAATATGCATTTCTTATCGCGCATCGATGAAcgcttaaaatttgataaaataccaTTAATCAAGAACTAATATTAAcgatataaaaatgttattaacaaGCAAAAATGATCGAGCCGTCTAAAAAGTATGAATCACTTATGATCTCCAAAGTTATCCAATTTTGTAATCTATTTATTGTTGTAAATGTCAAGTTTATTTTACATAACACACACGTGCCCGATTGCATTTTACGAAAGTGAACAATATACGCGTTTTTTGAATAGCCTACTTTGTACTAAATCGTAATTCACTGGTCGGTTATTGTTATTCGTAAAAATATACATCTATAACGGTGATGGATCAAGCTGAAGAGCTCACGGGCATCGATGTGcacgaaaatttcaaatttaggtgTTCACTGAGAGGaggttgaaaatttcagaatttgtggatttgggtgttcggaaatttgggaagttgtcagtatagaaatttctaaatccaaacATAGGAAATTTCAACTTATgagacttcaaaattttcagattttgacaTTGAGAAATTAAGTGCCCATCAGTGTCCGCAATTGGCCATCACCGATTTATAACATACTGTTAGTTAATCGTATAAGAACGATAATCTGTATCAAAATACAAGGACGAGGGGGGCGAAGAAGACTGTAAATACAAGTGTCGAAGGATGATTACTGAAGAGAAAGTCAGACGCGCCTAATaagaattcattttattataatgttatcAATTACCTTAATAGCCTAAACGGTGCTTTCCTTATCTTGCGTTGCTATGTAATCGtgaaaatgatataataataaaagtatcgcGGATTACGAGTATTCGATGATTCGAAGGAAGTGATTCCTGTGAATGTGACAGAAACGCATCTCGGTTCTTCGTGTTGTTTCTATTGCTAATGAAAACAAGATCAAAATCTATGCTTTTAGTCTGATCAGGCCAAATGTCGATAGAGGTCCTCTATCTGTGGTTTGAAGTACTCCTTCAATTGAGGTCGTCTTGTTTTCAATTGTGGCGTAAGAAGACCGTTTTGCACGGAGAATGGATCAGgatgtaaataaatatctttcacCTGGAACATCACCAATAAAAACTCAGAAAAAAGTAGAAACATTTGTGCAAAAGAGATCAGTGTTGCTacataaatattgtatatccactttatataaattaatgtttGTTAAAATCACACACATCTtgtaaacaatatttttgtCGATGTCTCTATGTTATTTTAATGGCACaaactttattatataaaacgATAAATAAAGGACatataaaattttctgtaaaatacTACAAGTGAACATACAATATTTgtgcaataattaatataagtaagtattaaataataattttaaaaagattttttctggattatattttaaattgttttttggTTGAAAGTATGAAATATTTGCGTACCTGTTCGAAGGATTTCAGACCAGCTTCCTTTCCCCAAGCAAGCATATCATCCAAGATCAACTGTTTGACTTGCGGATTAGCGCATAACACACTTAGCGTACCGGGTATACCGTTCTCCACTGCCCAACATTTTACAACATCAACATCTGGAATAACTATTCCTACGACGCAAGACTTTAGTGACTCCCCGTGAACGAACACTTGATACACGTATTGACTTCGCAAATAAATTGCCTCGATTTTCTCTGGAACTATGTACTCTCCTTGTGATAGCTTGAACGTGTGCTTTTTTCGGTCGATTATTTTGAGGGTTCCATTCTGTAAAGTAGAAGACATTTTTAGCGATTATTAAGCGATTACttgtactatttatttattcgttacGAATTAATACTTTGACTCATGttttagtaaatatttaataattggtagcgtttttaattaatatattattttagtaatactcaattttaatttgtaattatgcTAGTAAAATTTCAtggacattttatattttaggtcCTGTGAAAATTAATATAGCTAAATATGGGACTCAaagtattaattgaattttaaatttacattatttatttgtatttctgttttgtatggttgtaatgACGAAAATTTTGTTATGTCCTGTACGCAGTTATTCCTCAAGTTATTAAAAACAACTTTCACGAAGCACTGTTTTATTTCTACTTTTCTCACGATtataaaatgtgaatattttcctaaaaatcaatgaaaaataaattcatacgttttctttatttaataaattttaaagtgcttgtatttatcgaactttctataaattacgatcttaataaaagaaaaaaaatgaaactttgtaTTATTTTCCTTAAATGAAACATCCTTTCTCCAATTTTTAATAGcattgtttataaataaaatttgttacagaataattatttaataatgattTCAAGCAACATCTCTGCCTACTTACAGGTAACCACATGCCGATGTCTCCAGTGTGATGCCAACCGAATTCATCGATAACTTCAGCAGTCTTTTCAGGATCTTTGAAGTATCCCACGAACACATTAGTACCCTTAATACACACTTCACCCTGATTTTTGTGGACGTAATATTCCATTTCTGGAACATCTACCAATTTAATACAGCAACAAGGGACCGGTGGTCCCACGTGCTCCGGTACATGATCACCCTGTAACAATTACAAGATGTTTAAGGTGCGTTCATCTTCCACTTTCTTATTCTTAAAATGGAAGttgtgaattttcgaatttttgtgtTTTCAAATAGCAACATTGTTAGGTCCCAAAGTttcaatacccaaattttctagtcccgaattctcaaatcctaacttttcaaattcccaaaccttccaaatttccaatctcctgaGTTCCCAATTTCTTGAGtcctcaatctctcaaattcccaaccttccaaatttccaattttccaaatttccaatctctcgagcccccaatctctcaaattcccaaccttccaaatttccaatctcccaagttcccaatctctcgagcccccaatctctcaaattcccaaccttccaagtttccaatctcccaagttcccaatctctcaaattcccaaccttccaaatttccaatctcccaagttcccaatctctcgaacccccaatctctcaaattcccaaccttccaaatttccaatctcccaagttcccaatctctcaaattcccaaccttccaaatttccaatctcccaagttcccaatctctcaaattcccaaccttccaaatttctaatctcccaagttcccaatctctcaaattcccaaccttccaaatttctaatctcccaagttcccaatctctcaaatttccaatctccctaatcCCCAacctcccaagtttccaatctcccaaatccccaacttctcaaattcccaaattgccaaatcctaattccaagatttccaaatttccaaccatcAAAATTATGGACTccacattataaaaatatttgaaatcttGTTCAGAGCAATTCAAGTTGGCCAGTGTACAGAAACGATGCAACGTTTTACAGCAGTTGCGCGTATATTTGCAAGCAGATGTTGTACAACTGACGTGGTCCGCCACGTGCTTTGGCGCGTGgttgcaaaattttttactCGATGACTCGACACAAATACCTACGCCCGCATATAAATATTAGCTGGTGTCTTCTAGCTACATCGATACCTGCAAATATGCCAAGAATAGTGATCACGTATGTTACTTGATCGTTCTTTCTTGATCGTTGGTTCTCGATTGAAATTAAATGACCTCATTTAATTAACCTCATTGCTCATTGTTCTTCTATCCATCATTATTATctgctattttatattttatttttaaaaatcaaattttaacattgaatttgaagatcaaatttttagattgaatTTAAGGTTcattctttaaattaaattttggagATCATATTTTTGTTTTGAGTTAATTTTAAGATCAACTTTTTGGActgaatttgaggattaaatTTTTAGCTAAACTTAAGGTTCAtcctttaaattaaattttgaagatcatattttaaattaaatttcaaaatctgaacATTGTACAAACtacctacaattttttaaatttacagaaaaattcTTCCTTCCTTTTACATTAGTGTAAAGTTTGCATTCTATTAATCTTTCTAacatttcaaaataatctttcatatcaataaaatgtatattctTCTCCgaacaaatatttagaaagaacagtaaataattttccatTAATCAGCATCCCTTAAACCATGACATAAAACCTAAGTAACCAAACTAACAGAACCAAAATAAATCCCCCGTCAGAAAGTTGAAAAGAGAGTTATATGCAGTTAAGTTCGTTTGCAAATCTAGTGCTATGCATTAAATTGCTTAAAGTTGACCTTAACCTTTaacgatttattttttaatcggACGTGGCTTATTTTTCTACCTCGTCGATGACTATATCAATCTGCACCTGAGTTCCATGACTCAGCGGGTGTGCGATTTATTTGCGGAGCGTTTATTGACCGGCTACTTCGAGACTCAACTATGTATTCGCTTCGAGTTAAAACGTCTGTTAACATACACACTTATTCCCCTCTTTGCATTCCACTCAACATATAATTCTGCTTGAGCAAGACACAGTTAAACGGTAGGTGTGTTCAAAGTAGCGCAGCGGTTTGGTCGAGGTTGCTGCACTCGCGGAGGAAATTCGCCATTTTGACCTAGAGGTGCTTTCTGCCTGTTACTCGGTTCATATCGTggaaattaattgtatacaCTGTGTTCAAGAATTGTTAATACTTTATGGTTGTACTCGAGTGACAACCTTTTTTATATGAAtgtctttatattttatatttcataaaaacatTCATTTGTACAAGTTTGAAACTTCAGATTAAATGTGCAAAGAAGTTGTCGAAATTAGTGAATgtgtaaatttagagatttgtaaaaatttattacattgaaGTATTCCTGTTGCTTTTGAAAATAAGAAGTTCAGTATAAAGATAGCAGATACAtttctaaaaatacaaaatacttGTCAGTTGTTTGTAAAGTTTCCAAGagcatcatttttatttaaataaaatcacaTTCTTGTCATCTGCATAAAgtgttttaaaattaacaaatatatcatgcaaatattttatctaaTATTCAATCAATTAGGTATAGTTTgattgtgtaaatatttatgaattaacatttacaaaataaatatttgtaaaataattgttagtgACACATAGATAATTTGTATCAAACTATTTCACTTTTTTTAGATACACTATTAATACATTTTGAAATAGAACGTGACATAAATAGGAATAAGATCTCTGTTTTGAAAAACAACATCATGGGAAAAGTTATGAGCACTTAAACTGACATCGCCCACCATAGAAGTGTCCATTTATCTTATTTACATAGAAACATATCTGTTTCTCATTTTATGAATCAATCTGAATAGTTATCGCGTTAATTTTGAATTCGGTTCGACAGACATTCTTCAATAGATACCTCGTATATTtgctaatcaacaaaatttatcaaattgcaTATAAAGTCCTtccaaaagaaaataaaatgctcTAAATATTTCTACTCTTAAAGTAATCAATACttccataaaatatttcttagaACATAAGAATGTATTTCTTCGACTCGATCATTTTCATCATTCGACCAAAATACATTGTAATTCTAATtgcaataaattgtaataatttattaaagtcTATCTCTAACGAGTATGTTAAAtctcattaaaaattaaaatgaatctaACCTGAACAGTAAGCGTAATCGGTGCACAACACTCTGTCTGTCCGTATCCCTCGACGATCAAGCATCCAAGAGCACACCTGGCAAACGTGAGCACTTTTCCCGCCAACGGAGCTGAACCCACCATCATCAGTCTCAACCTTCCTCCTGTCGATTCCTTGATCTTTGCAAACACTAATTTATCCCACAGGCTATTATTTCTGATGATACCCTTTTTGATCTGGGCCTCTTTCGCGTGCATACCCATGCTGAATATCAGCCTCTTGAAACAGGAATTTTGAAGTTCGGTTTGGATCTGCGAAAtcatcaatttattatttattatttagcatcaattttatatttcatacccTACTATATTTATAACTTTACGTCAAAATAACTACGTTGCTtgataatgtaaataatttaatagaaaGGCAATTTAGTATGTTAACAAAAAGAGGATTTAAGGTTTGTGAGGCAATGAATTGATAGAAGcttaattttatatacaaagagaaaaataatttaatagtcaaattcccaaatttcccaaatttccaaagttcccaaattccaaactctcaaatccccaaattcccaaatttccaaatttcccaaattccaaactctcaaatccccaaatttccaaatttcccaaattccaaactctcaaatccccaaattttccaaactctcgaattcccaaattttccaaactcttgaattcccaaatttctcaaattccaaactctcgaatccccaaattcccaaattcccaaattcccaaattcccaaattcccaaattccaaactctcaaatacccaaattcccaaattttccaaactctcgaattcccaaattccccaaactccaaattctcgaatccccaaattcccaaattccaaactctcgaattcccaaattccccaaattccaaactctcgaatccccaaattcccaaatttccaaatttcccaaattccaaactctcaaaactcTAATAGTCAAACTAAActagtttgaaaaatatttaatattatattaaatcaataataaaaagttaaaagtTAGACAAGGTTGAACCAGATAAAATCAAGGCACATTTTTGCAAGGCACTTTGGCAAGTATTTGATAAATATCGGTCATCTAAACGATCGCTTCACAAAAAGAGTACTTGTTCAAGAACGCATCTGAGGCGAATGTCTG carries:
- the Vti1a gene encoding vesicle transport through interaction with t-SNAREs 1a, with amino-acid sequence MASLIDNYEQQYAVLTADITAKIGRIRTQSGSEKRAFIQDVDRQIEEAQELLEQIELEVRGVNGAARDRLRGRVESHRAELKRLTQEFQLAKKPKDDSIEIGREDSWENNITEDQKKRLLDTSERIDRSGRTLQNGYRMVLETEEIGTQVLKELHDQRETIQRGRARLRDTDAELGRGSRLLSGMIFRSLQQRIILAAVALTLIIVACVVVYYSFKS
- the ergic53 gene encoding lectin, mannose binding protein ergic53; the protein is MKMAAEVRWLLIFHVFCLICTVFGELPQRKFEYKYSFKPPYLAQKDGSVPFWEYGGNAIASAENVRVAPSLKSQKGAIWVKQPVTFDWWEVELIFRVTGRGRIGADGLAFWYTSSKGAYNGTIFGSSDQWNGLGIFFDSFDNDNKHNNPYIMAVLNDGTRTFDHINDGTTQLSAGCLRDFRNKPFATRAKIEYYQNTLTVLFHNGMTNNEQDYEMCFRVENVVLPKGGYFGVSAATGGLADDHDVSHFLTHSLYLPGQLRPDGQKVSLEEQQKLSQEYLDYQKKLEQQKEEYRRDHPDEHREKEEFEEYFETDNQRELRQIFAGQSQMFEALRELHRKLDEILGRQERSLSLISQLQLGGVPVGGGQPGQQVQLIDTIRRQEVDTVLNNQNLIINTAKEIKSFVNEVYSKADTILNNQARAPTAQVQPMGYDYHSLISEMRDGLNTLKRDVGQANAKLNSGGGDCPTTNCLTTTMFLLFVAVQMVILLGYSMYRDNKEAQAKKLY